One Paraburkholderia kururiensis DNA window includes the following coding sequences:
- a CDS encoding alpha-E domain-containing protein, giving the protein MLSRTADHLFWMARYTERAENTARMLDANYQMSLLPQSDEYAGLGWRAMLSISELAGNFAAAHQGAGMKSRDVIAFMSADLANLSSIISCLRAARENARAVRGSITTELWETINTTWLEAQRMLAEGVLERDPCEFFEWVKFRSHLSRGVQAGTMVKDDAFCFLRLGTFIERADNTARILDVKFEMLEQLEKLGGANAQPAAQSLAHSLDYYHWAAVLRSVSGFEVYRKVYRDVITPERVAGLLILFGDWPRSLAASLEETKQILGRVRNTRSAQTEALAVQLYANVRDSRIGDILSGGLHAWLVDFLARVNELASCISRDFLVPLAPEMEQQQAA; this is encoded by the coding sequence ATGCTGAGCCGTACTGCCGACCATCTCTTCTGGATGGCCCGCTATACCGAGCGAGCCGAAAACACCGCGCGCATGCTGGATGCGAACTACCAGATGTCGCTGCTGCCGCAATCGGACGAGTATGCGGGGCTGGGCTGGCGCGCCATGCTTTCCATTTCGGAACTCGCGGGCAACTTCGCGGCCGCGCACCAGGGCGCCGGCATGAAGAGCCGCGACGTCATCGCGTTCATGTCCGCGGACCTCGCCAATCTCTCATCGATCATCAGTTGCCTGCGGGCGGCGCGCGAAAACGCTCGCGCGGTGCGCGGCTCCATCACGACGGAATTGTGGGAGACCATCAACACGACGTGGCTCGAGGCGCAACGCATGCTGGCCGAAGGCGTGCTGGAGCGCGACCCGTGCGAATTCTTCGAGTGGGTCAAGTTCCGCTCGCATCTCTCGCGCGGCGTGCAGGCCGGCACGATGGTGAAGGACGACGCGTTCTGCTTCCTTCGCCTCGGCACGTTCATCGAGCGTGCGGACAACACGGCGCGCATTCTCGACGTGAAGTTCGAGATGCTCGAGCAGCTCGAAAAGTTGGGCGGCGCGAACGCGCAGCCCGCGGCGCAGTCGCTTGCCCATTCGCTCGATTACTACCACTGGGCCGCGGTGTTGCGCTCGGTCTCGGGCTTCGAGGTGTATCGCAAGGTGTATCGCGACGTCATCACGCCGGAGCGCGTGGCGGGTCTTTTGATCCTGTTCGGCGACTGGCCGCGCTCGCTCGCGGCGAGCCTCGAGGAAACGAAGCAGATTCTTGGCCGCGTGCGCAACACGCGCTCGGCCCAAACCGAAGCGCTTGCAGTGCAGCTTTACGCGAACGTGCGCGACTCGCGCATCGGCGACATTCTGAGCGGCGGGCTGCACGCCTGGCTCGTCGATTTCCTCGCGCGCGTGAACGAACTGGCAAGCTGCATCAGCCGCGATTTCCTCGTGCCGCTCGCGCCGGAAATGGAGCAGCAGCAGGCGGCGTAG
- a CDS encoding zinc-binding metallopeptidase family protein: MKTFHCDRCQQLVFFENVRCERCAALLGYVPQSGEISAFEEAGEGLWRRIGAGQPRMPDEAAGSDATAHGALFRQCHNYAVENVCNWMIPADAPDTLCRSCRFTRTIPNLERSENRLYWYRLEAAKRRLLYTLMALNLPVRSRLEDPKRGLAFEFLEDTAEDKKVMTGHNRGVITVNIAEADDAHREQTRSALGEPYRTLLGHFRHETGHYYFDRLVTGRRWLAQFRKLFGDERADYGAALEAHYRDGPSAEWAQSYISAYATMHPWEDWAETWAHYLHIVDTLDTATACGLVLIPERPHEPTLTDRTPVDEASFDDLMARWFPLTYVLNSLNRSLGMPDGYPFTLPPPVIDKLRFVHRVVAASAAAPVASRP, from the coding sequence ATGAAAACGTTCCATTGCGACCGCTGCCAGCAGCTTGTTTTCTTCGAGAACGTGCGCTGCGAGCGATGCGCCGCCCTGCTGGGCTACGTGCCGCAAAGCGGCGAGATCAGCGCTTTCGAAGAGGCGGGCGAGGGACTGTGGCGCCGCATCGGCGCAGGGCAGCCGCGCATGCCGGACGAGGCGGCCGGATCTGACGCCACCGCCCACGGCGCGCTCTTTCGCCAGTGCCACAACTACGCGGTGGAAAACGTCTGCAACTGGATGATCCCCGCCGATGCCCCCGACACGCTGTGCCGCTCGTGCCGCTTCACGCGCACCATTCCGAACCTCGAGCGGTCCGAGAACCGGCTCTACTGGTATCGGCTGGAAGCGGCCAAGCGGCGCCTGCTCTACACGCTGATGGCCCTGAATCTGCCGGTGCGATCGCGTCTGGAAGATCCGAAGCGCGGTCTCGCCTTCGAGTTTCTCGAAGACACCGCCGAAGACAAGAAGGTCATGACCGGACACAACCGCGGCGTCATCACGGTCAACATCGCCGAGGCCGACGACGCGCATCGCGAACAGACCCGCTCCGCGCTGGGCGAGCCATATCGCACGCTGCTCGGCCACTTCCGCCACGAGACGGGCCACTACTACTTCGACCGGCTGGTCACGGGCCGGCGCTGGCTCGCGCAGTTCCGCAAGCTGTTCGGCGACGAACGCGCCGACTACGGCGCGGCGCTCGAGGCGCACTACCGCGACGGGCCGTCCGCCGAGTGGGCGCAGTCGTACATCAGCGCATACGCCACCATGCACCCGTGGGAAGACTGGGCCGAAACGTGGGCGCATTATCTGCATATTGTGGACACCCTGGATACCGCGACCGCATGCGGGCTCGTGCTCATCCCCGAGCGACCGCACGAACCCACCCTCACGGACCGCACGCCGGTGGACGAAGCGAGCTTCGACGACCTGATGGCGCGCTGGTTTCCGCTCACCTATGTACTCAACAGCCTGAACCGCAGCCTCGGGATGCCCGACGGGTATCCGTTCACGCTGCCGCCGCCCGTCATCGACAAGCTGCGCTTCGTGCATCGCGTGGTCGCCGCAAGCGCTGCGGCGCCTGTTGCTTCGCGGCCCTGA
- a CDS encoding DUF2126 domain-containing protein — MSIRVALNHVTQYRYDRLVGLSPQVVRLRPAPHCRTPIVSYSMRVEPAEHFINWQQDAFANYQARLVFPERTREFRVTVDLVAELAVYNPFDFFLEPHAEHFPFSYPPELAQELAPYLVKREPTPLFADFVASIDRSPRKTIDFLVDLNQRLQHEIRYLIRMEPGVQTPEETLQNASGSCRDTGWLLVETLRQLGLAARFVSGYLLQLKPDTKSLDGPSGAEVDFTDLHAWCEVFLPGAGWIGLDPTSGLLAGEGHIPVACTPEPGSAAPISGAVDECEVEFSHTMSIQRVLETPRVTKPYTEESWDGVLKMGAQVDADLAAMDVRLTMGGEPTFVSVRDRDAPEWNTDALGPTKRGYAVALMDKLRARYGAKGFLHVGQGKWYPGEQLPRWALSLYWRTDGEPCWHDPTLFADEREPAYYTSDDAQRFINHLAGKLALDPQYVQPGYEDVWYYLWRERRLPVNVDPFDSRLDDELERMRLRRVFDAGLQAVTGYVLPLAREREAARGQPALQGARWVSGPWFFRDERMYLIPGDSPMGYRLPLDSLPWVTSSDYPWQHAHDPFAPPVPLRSAAELRMQYQDAGVAATGDEALALADEVALEDMGLAERLSAFAESGASGLQGAGDAPYARGAGGGDTGSADGTPNRPPARGESAAWITRTALCVEARDPARAAGPKVEDDAFGSGRKLLHVFMPPLTALDDYLDLLAAVEATAAELGMKVMIEGYPPPRDPRLKLLQVTPDPGVIEVNIHPASNWDELVDHTEHLYQVAHESYLCTEKFMIDGRHTGTGGGNHFVLGGATPADSPFLRRPDLLASLVAYWHNHPSLSYLFSGLFIGPTSQAPRVDEARNDQVYELEVAFAEIQRQLDLLGTYGDASDTRLPPWLIDRTLRNILIDVTGNTHRAEFCIDKLYSPDGPTGRLGLLELRGFEMPPHARMSLVQQLLLRALVARFWRAPYTARLTRWGTELHDRFMLGTFVQMDFDDVLADLREAGYAFEREWFAPHFEFRFPLVGELDTNGMALTVRHALEPWHVMGEEGAMGGTVRYVDSSVERLEVRVLGLNGSRHVVTVNGEPLPLQPTGRVSEHVAGVRFRAWSQATSLHPTIGVHAPLTFDIVDTWSGRSVGGCQYHVAHPGGRNYQTFPVNAYEAESRRRARFFTIGHTPGPVEVEPCTRSLEFPFTLDLRRA; from the coding sequence GTGTCCATTCGTGTCGCGTTGAACCATGTCACGCAGTATCGCTATGACCGGCTCGTCGGGCTCTCGCCGCAGGTGGTACGGCTGCGGCCCGCGCCCCATTGCCGTACGCCCATCGTCTCGTATTCCATGCGCGTGGAGCCGGCGGAGCACTTCATCAACTGGCAGCAGGACGCATTCGCCAACTACCAGGCAAGGCTCGTGTTCCCCGAGCGCACGCGCGAATTCCGCGTCACGGTGGACCTCGTGGCCGAACTGGCCGTGTACAACCCGTTCGATTTCTTCCTCGAACCCCATGCGGAGCATTTTCCGTTCTCGTACCCGCCGGAACTCGCGCAGGAGCTTGCGCCGTATCTCGTGAAGCGCGAGCCGACGCCGCTTTTTGCGGACTTCGTCGCGAGCATCGACCGTTCGCCGCGCAAGACAATCGACTTCCTCGTCGACCTCAACCAGCGCCTGCAACACGAGATTCGCTACCTCATTCGCATGGAGCCCGGCGTGCAGACGCCCGAAGAGACGCTGCAAAACGCCTCCGGTTCCTGCCGCGACACGGGGTGGCTGCTCGTCGAAACGCTGCGCCAGCTTGGGCTGGCGGCGCGCTTCGTGTCCGGCTACCTGCTGCAGTTGAAGCCCGATACGAAGTCGCTCGATGGTCCGAGCGGCGCCGAAGTGGACTTCACGGACCTTCACGCCTGGTGCGAAGTGTTCCTGCCGGGCGCGGGCTGGATCGGGCTCGATCCGACCTCGGGGCTGCTCGCGGGCGAAGGCCACATCCCCGTGGCCTGTACGCCGGAGCCCGGCAGCGCGGCGCCCATTTCGGGCGCCGTGGACGAATGCGAGGTGGAGTTTTCGCACACCATGTCGATCCAGCGCGTGCTGGAAACGCCGCGCGTCACGAAGCCGTACACCGAAGAAAGCTGGGACGGCGTGCTGAAAATGGGCGCCCAGGTGGACGCAGATCTCGCGGCCATGGACGTGCGCCTCACGATGGGCGGCGAGCCGACCTTCGTTTCGGTACGCGACCGCGACGCGCCCGAATGGAACACGGACGCCCTCGGCCCCACCAAGCGCGGCTATGCCGTGGCGCTGATGGACAAGCTGCGCGCCCGCTACGGCGCGAAGGGCTTTCTGCACGTCGGCCAGGGCAAGTGGTATCCCGGCGAGCAGTTGCCGCGCTGGGCACTGTCGCTCTACTGGCGCACGGACGGCGAGCCGTGCTGGCACGACCCCACGTTGTTCGCCGACGAACGGGAACCGGCGTACTACACGTCCGACGACGCCCAGCGCTTCATCAACCACCTCGCGGGCAAGCTTGCGCTGGACCCGCAATACGTCCAGCCCGGTTACGAGGACGTCTGGTACTACCTGTGGCGCGAACGGCGCCTGCCCGTGAACGTCGATCCGTTCGATTCGCGGCTCGACGACGAACTGGAGCGCATGCGCCTGCGTCGCGTCTTCGACGCCGGCCTGCAGGCCGTGACGGGCTACGTGCTGCCGCTTGCGCGCGAACGCGAGGCCGCGCGCGGCCAGCCGGCGCTGCAAGGCGCACGCTGGGTGAGCGGCCCCTGGTTCTTCCGCGACGAGCGCATGTACCTGATCCCGGGCGACTCGCCGATGGGCTACCGTCTGCCGCTGGATTCGCTGCCGTGGGTCACCTCCAGCGATTACCCGTGGCAGCACGCGCACGATCCGTTTGCACCGCCGGTGCCGCTGCGGTCCGCGGCGGAACTGCGCATGCAGTACCAGGACGCGGGCGTGGCCGCCACCGGCGACGAAGCGCTGGCGCTGGCCGATGAAGTCGCGCTCGAAGACATGGGCCTTGCCGAGCGACTCTCGGCGTTCGCAGAAAGCGGCGCGAGCGGCTTACAGGGCGCAGGCGACGCGCCATACGCGCGCGGCGCGGGCGGGGGCGACACCGGCTCCGCGGACGGCACGCCCAACCGGCCGCCCGCACGCGGCGAATCGGCGGCGTGGATCACGCGCACGGCGCTGTGCGTCGAGGCGCGCGACCCCGCCCGCGCGGCGGGCCCCAAGGTGGAAGACGACGCGTTCGGCAGCGGCCGCAAGCTGCTGCACGTGTTCATGCCGCCGCTCACCGCACTCGACGACTATCTCGACCTGCTCGCCGCCGTGGAGGCCACGGCGGCAGAGCTGGGCATGAAGGTCATGATCGAAGGCTATCCGCCGCCGCGCGACCCGCGCCTGAAGCTGCTGCAAGTCACGCCGGACCCGGGCGTGATCGAGGTGAACATCCATCCCGCGTCGAACTGGGATGAACTCGTGGACCACACCGAGCACCTCTATCAGGTCGCGCACGAATCGTATCTGTGCACCGAGAAGTTCATGATCGACGGCCGCCACACCGGCACGGGCGGCGGCAACCACTTCGTGCTGGGCGGCGCCACGCCCGCGGACAGCCCGTTCCTGCGCCGCCCCGATCTGCTGGCGAGCCTCGTGGCGTACTGGCACAACCATCCGTCGCTCTCGTACCTGTTTTCCGGGCTTTTCATCGGACCGACGAGCCAGGCGCCGCGCGTGGACGAAGCGCGCAACGATCAGGTCTACGAACTTGAAGTCGCGTTCGCGGAGATCCAGCGCCAGCTCGATCTGCTCGGCACGTACGGCGATGCGTCGGACACGCGGCTGCCGCCGTGGCTGATCGACCGCACGCTGCGCAACATCCTGATCGACGTGACGGGCAACACGCACCGCGCGGAGTTCTGCATCGACAAGCTGTATTCGCCGGATGGCCCCACTGGCCGCCTCGGCCTGCTCGAACTGCGCGGCTTCGAAATGCCGCCGCATGCGCGCATGAGCCTTGTCCAGCAATTGCTTTTGCGCGCGCTGGTAGCCCGTTTCTGGAGGGCGCCGTACACCGCGCGCCTCACGCGCTGGGGCACGGAACTGCACGATCGCTTCATGCTGGGCACCTTCGTGCAGATGGATTTCGACGACGTGCTTGCCGATCTGCGCGAAGCCGGCTACGCGTTCGAGCGCGAATGGTTCGCGCCGCATTTCGAGTTCCGCTTTCCGCTCGTGGGAGAACTGGACACGAACGGCATGGCGCTGACCGTGCGCCACGCGCTGGAGCCGTGGCACGTGATGGGCGAAGAGGGCGCCATGGGCGGCACGGTGCGTTACGTGGATTCGTCGGTGGAGCGGCTCGAAGTGCGCGTGCTCGGCCTCAACGGCAGCCGCCACGTGGTGACCGTGAACGGCGAGCCGCTGCCGCTGCAACCCACCGGCCGCGTGAGCGAGCACGTGGCCGGCGTGCGCTTTCGCGCGTGGTCGCAGGCGACGTCGCTGCATCCCACCATCGGCGTGCACGCGCCGCTCACGTTCGACATCGTGGACACATGGAGCGGGCGCTCCGTAGGCGGTTGCCAGTATCATGTCGCTCATCCAGGCGGGCGCAACTATCAGACCTTTCCGGTCAACGCGTACGAGGCCGAAAGCCGACGGCGCGCGCGTTTCTTCACCATCGGTCATACGCCTGGACCTGTGGAAGTCGAACCGTGCACGCGCAGCCTCGAATTCCCGTTCACGCTGGATCTTCGCCGCGCCTGA